The DNA segment TATTACATTCTGGAGCCGGTGCTGGACGGCACGCGCGAATTGATTGTGGGCCACTGGGCCGACATACGCACCCAGCTTCCCGATGCCCAGCCCACGGCCGATCCGACGGTGTTCGTTTCCGAAGGGCACGAATACAAGCAGCTCGAAAGCGGGCAGTTCGTTCCGCTTGCGGTCTACACCACCGTGGTGAAACGCAGCCCGGGGGAAGCGCCGCCGGAAAGCGGGCAAGAGGCGTATCGCCGCTGGCTGGATGTCACATACTTGCGCCCCTGGATTGTGGGACCCGTGTTTTTGGTGGTGTTTGTGCTGCTGATGTATGTGTTGGGGAGCATGTTCGCCGCCGGGTTGGGCCGGGCGTTTTGGGGTTGGTTTGAACAAGGGATTGGCCGGCTGCCGGTGGTGCGGGCCGTGTACAGCTCGGCCAAGCAAGTCACGAATTATGTGTTTAGCGAACGGGAATTGGATTTCACTCGCGTGGTGGCCGTGGAATATCCGTGCCGCGATGTGTGGTCGTTGGCGTTTGTCACCAACGAGGGG comes from the Pirellulales bacterium genome and includes:
- a CDS encoding DUF502 domain-containing protein: MALEKSGLSTQLSSGVRPFRTAVLRGLGVVAAPLLTLVILLWIVKTVDYYILEPVLDGTRELIVGHWADIRTQLPDAQPTADPTVFVSEGHEYKQLESGQFVPLAVYTTVVKRSPGEAPPESGQEAYRRWLDVTYLRPWIVGPVFLVVFVLLMYVLGSMFAAGLGRAFWGWFEQGIGRLPVVRAVYSSAKQVTNYVFSERELDFTRVVAVEYPCRDVWSLAFVTNEGMTDVQTIAGVPMLTI